A window of the Lactuca sativa cultivar Salinas chromosome 7, Lsat_Salinas_v11, whole genome shotgun sequence genome harbors these coding sequences:
- the LOC111890575 gene encoding hypothetical protein At1g04090, whose protein sequence is MTDKSTTSCSPNLFPFQRMHSILFFVFFILCFNGSTMVDSQDTFQLPSPLPKWPPGGGFATGNIDLGGLQVSQVTKLNKIWATNEGGPDNLGATFYDPVEIPQGFSSLGSYAQPNNLPFSGQILAGKDVSNDSSKPTLKSPTDYTLVWTSESLDIKKDGEAYIWLPNAPDGYKAVGYVIGNSSVKPPVDKVQCVRTDLTDTTNTTDLVNDNVLYLDGLSVRGSMNGFVVRNGSVASLKGNLSNSMPNVNQIKALIEAYSPVIYLHPDEPYLPSSVDWFFQNGALLYQRGVESKPNPVQKNGSNLPQGGSNDEAYWLDLPRDGSSQDRVKKGSLQDASAYFHVKPISGGLFTDIAIWVFYPFNGGGRAKVEFVNLSLGKFGEHVGDWEHVTLRVNNFKGELHSVFFSQHGWGQWVSASDLEYHSGNKPVVYASLHGHASYPKPGCVLLGSGGVDIGVRDDTAKSDKVMDTGVRAVVIAAEYMGTTVVEPPWLNYERKWGPKIDYDVDKEMNKVKRMMIGKLKKAFERLVESLPREMLGEDGPTGPKVKNSWSGDETL, encoded by the exons ATGACTGACAAAAGCACCACTTCTTGTTCACCAAATTTGTTTCCTTTTCAAAGGATGCATTCCATTCTGTTCTTTGTCTTCTTCATACTTTGCTTCAATGGATCAACAATGGTGGATTCCCAGGACACCTTTCAACTTCCTTCTCCTTTACCCAAATGGCCTCCag GCGGAGGATTTGCCACTGGAAACATAGATCTTGGAGGATTACAAGTGAGTCAGGTAACAAAACTCAACAAAATATGGGCAACAAATGAAGGAGGACCCGACAATCTCGGTGCCACATTTTACGATCCAGTTGAGATCCCACAAGGCTTTTCAAGTTTAGGCTCGTATGCACAACCAAACAACCTCCCATTTTCCGGTCAAATTCTCGCCGGAAAAGATGTATCAAACGACTCCTCAAAACCCACTCTCAAATCACCAACGGATTACACACTTGTTTGGACCAGTGAGTCTTTAGATATCAAGAAAGATGGTGAAGCTTACATTTGGCTCCCAAATGCTCCCGATGGTTACAAAGCCGTCGGGTACGTCATCGGCAACTCGTCGGTGAAACCACCGGTGGATAAAGTCCAATGTGTCCGTACAGACTTAACCGACACCACAAACACAACGGACCTTGTAAACGATAACGTTCTTTATCTGGATGGGCTAAGCGTACGTGGTTCCATGAATGGTTTCGTGGTTCGAAATGGAAGTGTAGCGAGTTTGAAGGGTAATTTATCCAATTCAATGCCGAATGTAAACCAAATCAAAGCATTGATCGAAGCTTACTCTCCGGTGATCTACCTCCATCCCGATGAACCTTATCTCCCATCTTCAGTCGACTGGTTTTTCCAAAACGGCGCTTTGCTATACCAACGAGGGGTCGAATCCAAGCCGAACCCAGTTCAGAAAAACGGCTCGAACCTTCCACAAGGTGGCTCGAACGATGAGGCATATTGGTTAGATCTTCCACGTGATGGTTCGAGTCAAGATCGAGTCAAGAAAGGATCTTTACAAGATGCTTCTGCTTATTTCCATGTTAAACCTATTTCCGGAGGGCTATTTACCGACATTGCCATATGGGTTTTCTACCCTTTCAACGGTGGAGGAAGGGCAAAAGTGGAATTTGTCAACCTCTCTTTAGGAAAGTTTGGTGAACATGTAGGTGATTGGGAACATGTCACCTTAAGAGTTAATAACTTTAAAGGCGAGTTACACAGTGTCTTCTTTTCGCAACATGGTTGGGGTCAATGGGTGAGTGCATCGGATCTTGAGTACCACTCCGGGAACAAACCGGTGGTTTATGCATCGTTGCATGGCCATGCATCGTATCCAAAACCAGGGTGTGTTTTGTTGGGTTCTGGTGGGGTGGATATTGGTGTCCGAGATGACACTGCTAAGAGTGATAAGGTGATGGATACTGGAGTGAGGGCGGTGGTGATTGCGGCGGAGTATATGGGGACGACGGTGGTGGAACCACCGTGGTTAAATTATGAAAGGAAATGGGGCCCAAAAATTGATTATGACGTCGATAAAGAGATGAATAAAGTGAAGAGGATGATGATAGGGAAGTTAAAGAAGGCTTTTGAGAGATTGGTGGAGAGTCTACCAAGGGAGATGTTGGGTGAAGATGGGCCAACGGGGCCAAAAGTGAAGAATAGTTGGAGTGGGGATGAAACTCTTTGA